The Hippoglossus hippoglossus isolate fHipHip1 chromosome 4, fHipHip1.pri, whole genome shotgun sequence DNA window ATCTGTGTGAGCGGTGTTCAGGTCCAGTCTGTATTTTACTAGTTTACATGTTGagaagtatataaatataaatgtttaataagAGGGACACTTGAATATAATCTGATAACCTGCCGGCgcatgaattcatatttttaactCGACTGAGGATCCAGACCTTTTTTCTCATGTTGCCATGGTGAATCCACTTATCTGCGCtccatttattttgatatgCTCGTGCACGTGCTTGTCTCAGGTATAATTGAACTAATTGTTATCAGGTTAAAAGTCAGTTTGTTAAACCTGATTTCTGAAACAGTCCCAGTTACCACTTTGTGTTCCATACATGTAGAAAttgtttcataaataaaacttttgtcAAATATAATTTGTAATATACTGgagctgttctgtgtttttttttaaatatatttacactatgatttattttagttctgtcataaatatgtttataaaaactatataaattcaaaatcaaagatgatatatttatacaactgctaaaaaaaattaagggaacacttacGTCACAGTATAACAtcaagtcagttaaacttcagatatcaatctgtccatttaggaagcacaagtgataatgaatcagtttaactgctttggtgcaaattaaagtaacaacaggtgcaatggagaagCAAAATCAAGAGAAAccccaaaaagggaatggttttacatgtgctggccacagacagctgcGCTCTCTTTATATTTCCTGACAAATTCTTCTTTACTTTTGTGTTCTGCTCGTTGTCACTACTGGTAACATGAGGCGCTACCTGCAGCACCATCAGGgtgcacaggtagtccagctcctccaggaggacACATACATACGTGTGGTCACAAGAAGGTTTTTGTCTCCCAGCACAATCTCAAGAGTCTGGAGGAGACACTAGTAGACGTTACACCATCAGAAACCAGGATACTGGCAGTTACACCTGGAGAGCTGGACATggccgtagaagggcatcaacccagcagcaggaccggtatctgctccttttctgaggaggaacaggaggagcactgccagagccctacaaaacgacctccagcaggctacaaGTGTGCATGCTTCTGACCAacctgtcagaaacagactccatgaggagGCCTGAGGGCCCAATgacctctagtgggacctgtgctcacagcccagcaccatGCAGCTCGAATGGTATTTGCCAGAGAACGCCAGAATTGGCAGGTCCGTCATTGGAGTcccgttctcttcacagatgagagccagttcacactaagcacatgtgacaggcgtgaaagagCCTGGTGAAGCTGTTGTGAATGttatgctgctgtaacatcatccagcatgaccggtttggtggagggtcagtgatggtctggggaggcagATCCTTGGAGGGTcacacagacctccatgtcatagccaatGGTTCCCTGACTACTGTTAGGTACTGGGATGAAATCCTTAGAGAGATTGCCAGACCTTAATCTGGTGCAGTGGAACCCCGGGTTCcacctggtgcaggacaatgcctggcctcatgtggccagagtgtgtcGGCAGTTCCTTGATGACGAAGGCATTGATAccattgactggccctctcGTTCctctgacctaaatccaattgagcaccaATGGGCTGTTATGTATCGGTGCATCAGACCCCGCCAAGTACCACCACAGACagtccaggagctcactgatgccctgatccaggtctgggaggagatcctTCAGGACACCATCTGcagactcatcaggagcatcatgTCCAGACGTTGTCGGGTGTGCATACAGGCACTTGGGGGCCACACACAGTACTGAGTCACATGATGAGTTCTCGTGATGAAATTcacgcaagttggatcagcctgtgatttcagttttttggaTTTTTCGGTAtgattttgaatccagccctcaatgggttaaTGATTTTAGTTTCCATTGAccgttgttacatcattttgttttcaacaaaTTATAGAATGTTCATCAGTAAAGTTTTTCTAATTGAATAAttcgttcatcaagatctgatgtgttaTTTACAGTGTCCCCAAATTTTTTTGAGCAGTTGTATATAGTGTCTCACATGGGCAGTGGGTTCACGGCATTTCCCACAGTTCGATGAGCACCTGAACGCAGCTCGTACTTCCTCCAAAATGGCGGCTCCGGAGTTCTGCGGCTTCTTCTTGGAGAAAAAGAAACGGTTCTGTAAAATGATGGTGAGCCGAGGAAGAAGGTTCTGTGGAGAACATGCGACCATGGTGAGAACATGACTGTTTACATGGAGAGAACATGTGACTATGGAGAGAACATGACTGTTTACATGGAGAGAACATGCGACTATGGAGAGAACATGACTGTTTACATGGAGAGAACATGCGACTATGGAGAGAACATGACTGTTTACATGGAGAGAACATGTGACTATGGAGAGAACATGACTGTTTACATGGAGAGAACATGCGACTATGGAGAGAACATGACTGTTTACATGGAGAGAACATGTGACTATGGAGAGAACATGACTGTTTACATGGAGAGAACATGTGACTATGGAGAGAACATGACTGTTTACATGGAGAGAACATGCGACTATGGAGAGAACATGACTGTTTACATGGAGAGAACATGCGACTATGGAGAGAACATGACTGTTTACATGGAGAGAACATGTGACTATGGAGAGAACATGACTGTTTACATGGAGAGAACATGCGACTATGGAGAGAACATGACTGTTTACATGGAGAGAACATGCGACTATGGAGAGAACATGACTGTTTACATGGAGAGAACATGCGACTATGGATAGAACATGACTGTTTACATGGAGAGAACATGTGACTATGGAGAGAACATGACTGTTTACATGGAGAGAACATGCGACTATGGAGAGAACATGACTGTTTACATGGAGAGAACATGTGACTATGGAGAGAACATGACTGTTTACATGGAGAGAACATGTGACTATGGGAGAGAACATGACTGTTTACATGGAAGAGAAACATGTGACTATGGATAGAACATGACTGTTTACATGGAGAGAACATGTGGACTATGGATAGAACATGACGTTTACATGGAGAGAACATGTGGACTATGGAGAGAACATGACTGTTTACATGGAGAGAACATGCGACCATGGTGAGAACATGACTGTTTACATGGAGAGAACGTGTGACTATGGAGAGAACATGACTGTTTACATGGAGAGAACATGTGACTATGGAGAGAACATGACTGTTTACATGGAGAGAACATGTGACTATGGAGAGAACATGACTGTTTACATGGAGAGAACGTGTGACTATGGAGAGAACATGACTGTTTACATGGAGAGAACGTGTGACTATGGAGAGAACATGACTGTTTACATGGAGAGAACGTGTGACTATGGAGAGAACATGACTGTTTACATGGACATGATTAAATCTACATGTTTCATATCAAAAAGATTAAATCTGTGTGATTGGATAGTGAGCAGGGGGCGGAGCTTATACAGACACCGAGCTAACTGCTGCTCGGAGCAGCGTTGAGCTGCAGCGGAAGTTGCCATGGCAGCAGACCTCAGGTTAAACCTGACCTCCGTAGTACTGGTTAGCCACAAAGTTACTCCTGAACTTACCCTGATGACCAGTAACCTCGCTTCGTAGTAAAGACCCCGGATATGAACATGAGTCATGCGTGTGGCCAACtgtcatgtttcctgttttcaggaggaaggaagcagcagcagaagaattGTGTGTCCTCTTGACCCCAAACAGTGAGTACAACTGGTGGATCAGGTTGTTCATCACATGATTTATCACTGATagataaacaacaaaatgaatacaataaattcagttttattatcatttgttttgtttctactgtgtgtgtgtgtgtgtgttcagtacTGTGAGTGAAgacaaactggacaaacaccTGAAGAAGTGTAACtccagagaaaaagaaaaacctgtgaGTCTGAACTTGTTCATTTCTGTCTGAAGTTAAAGGTCGGGGGTGTTTAATGTGTTCAATGCTCCTCAGGTTTATTATGTCGCGAACATAAACGCTGGATCAGCTGATGGAGACGAGTGTCAGCAGCAGGTAACATGTGATCAGCTGATCAACTCACTCAACAACCATGCAAATTGTGTTGCTCATGCTAACAATTCTGTGTCAGGTGAGTCTGAGTGAACGTAGCAGGACGGAGTTACACTCTCTGCTGGACAAACTGAGGACTGCAGTCACaggtgagctgctgcttctcctctaCCTGACAGGTCTACCTTCAGGTGATGGAGTTAAACACTCATGGAGATTCGgtctctctccacagtctcATGTCATCACTGTTGTTGTAGATCTGCAGTGTAACGTGGAGGACAACGTTATGTGTCATCCTGTCCTCCAGGGGGAGCTTAATAACCCAAAGAATGGAGACTCCGCCCATAAACACCTGAAACAGCAGGTACAGAAAAATTTAACTCACCTGAATCACATTCTCCTTCAAGAGGCAGAGATGGATCAGGTCCCGTCTAACCTGTCAGGTTTGTCCAGTCTTCTATTTTAGGTCACCTAGAGGAGCTGGGACTTCTGGGAGGGGGGCGCTGCTTTGTGGAGTTTGGGGCAGGTCGAGGGAAACTGTCTCACTGGATCCACGAAGCCCTGAAGACCTGCGaagacctgcagctgctgctggtggagcgCTGCAGCACCCGCTTCAAGGCATGAAGCAACCTTACAACTCCAGACCATCGGCTTCAGACTTACTGCATCCAGATTCAAAATTTTAACTTCCTGAGTCCAGATTCACTGACTCTCGATTCTAAATTTCACTCCAAAATCCAAATTCTCCACACTAACCCCTAACTGCTAACTGTACTTAATTCCTGACTCCAAACTATCCAAAACTAGACTGCTTGAATCAAGAATCACTGACTCCAGACTCCCAGAGTCCAAACTCCAGATTCTCCAGACCAACCCAATCACCAATCACTTTAGATTCCTAGCTCCTTGACTCCAGGCTCCTGGACTCAAAATAACTCAACCTGGTCTCTGTTCTGCTTTAGGTGGACGGGAAACATCAGGATGTTGGAGTTCAGTTTGAGAGGCTGCAGGTTGACATTCAACATCTGGATTTAAGTAAGAGACAAACATCCACAGACCCTGATGGTTTTAGATCTGAATCCATATGTTCATGGTCTTCTGTCCTGACTCTGTGGACGTTTCCAGGTAAAGTTCCTCTGCTCAGGAAGAAAAATCTCCCATTAGTCGGAGTCGGCAAACACCTGTGTGGAGCAGCGACAGGTGAGAACAATCTGCTTCACTGTCTGAGCTCAGCTCTGTCAGCCGTGTCCACAGGTTTGACCTGATCTGAATTCAGAAACCGCTGCTCCTTGATGGTGCAGGTAAAGGTCCTGGGAGCACAGTACGCTTGACAACACTGACCTGAGACCATATGGTTTTGACATGACACTAACTGATCTGCCTT harbors:
- the trmt13 gene encoding tRNA:m(4)X modification enzyme TRM13 homolog, which translates into the protein MAAPEFCGFFLEKKKRFCKMMVSRGRRFCGEHATMEEGSSSRRIVCPLDPKHTVSEDKLDKHLKKCNSREKEKPVYYVANINAGSADGDECQQQVSLSERSRTELHSLLDKLRTAVTDLQCNVEDNVMCHPVLQGELNNPKNGDSAHKHLKQQSSILGHLEELGLLGGGRCFVEFGAGRGKLSHWIHEALKTCEDLQLLLVERCSTRFKVDGKHQDVGVQFERLQVDIQHLDLSKVPLLRKKNLPLVGVGKHLCGAATDLALRCLLDTPGLREETEPPPKRLKTSEPAAGPDTGSVFNDTGLVSDPGPVSGAVLGLAVALCCHHRCEWRHYVGQQFFLQRGLGASEFSAFCRISSWATCGLRPTNQDATKPGGDEEEHEAAEETDAVNGFLSAAEREQVGRLCKLLIDSGRVHFLTTKGFNSKLSRYADAHVTLENVLLTAVPSLRPLS